A region of the bacterium genome:
CCTTCTCCTTCGCGATCCGGGAGAGCCGCTCCCCGAGCGGGTCCCCTTGCCGGAGGATGTAGTTGTTGTCGTCGAAGAACATCATCCCGACGACATCAACCCCGTGGCAGTCCGCTTCGAGTTGTGGAAGAATCATCTTTCCGAGCTTGTAGCTGGCCGTATGGCCCGAGGTGGAAAACACGTAGGCGACTTTCACTTTCTTC
Encoded here:
- a CDS encoding SaoD/DsrE family protein, translated to MKVAYVFSTSGHTASYKLGKMILPQLEADCHGVDVVGMMFFDDNNYILRQGDPLGERLSRIAKEKGILLMMCDQGALERGLATGEPGNCQVSGTVEGVVVGCFPNLYAALSGNPPDQVITL